The Rhodocytophaga rosea genome has a segment encoding these proteins:
- a CDS encoding sulfatase-like hydrolase/transferase: MSRFWYVIFFCCCFITVTQAQPLPSKPNIIYIVADDMGYGDLSSYGRNDYQTPNLDKFARQGIRFLQAYAAAPVCTPSRTGFITGRYPARTQVGLWEPLTGQGMDEQMGLTSEQATVSSMLKANGYQTVLIGKWHLGKQPQHHPNKHGFVEFYGVLEGAADYVSHQPGLYHNQDSILRKGYLTDLFTEQAVAFIAQKHPKPFFMSLQYTAPHWPWQGPSDVPYADSLDWRSGGSAQIYAQMIQRLDTGIGQIMASLHQNGLEENTLVIFTSDNGGEQFSQMGPFRGKKMELWEGGIRVPAIVRWPNALKGGEESKQVVISMDWTATILAAAGVTAHPNYPLDGMNLLPVCQGKVSLQSRQLAWRTFQRTKQKAFRSGDWKYLHDGKAEYLFNLALDPSEEYDVKNQQPQKLAQLKALYQQWDSQMLPPLALP, encoded by the coding sequence ATGAGCCGTTTCTGGTATGTCATCTTCTTTTGCTGCTGTTTTATTACAGTAACTCAGGCGCAACCTTTGCCTTCAAAACCTAACATCATCTATATTGTGGCTGATGATATGGGCTATGGCGACCTTAGTTCGTATGGTAGAAACGATTATCAGACACCCAACCTGGATAAATTTGCCAGGCAAGGCATACGGTTTCTACAGGCCTATGCAGCAGCTCCTGTTTGCACGCCCTCCCGAACAGGTTTCATCACAGGTCGTTATCCGGCTAGAACCCAGGTGGGGTTATGGGAACCTCTTACCGGGCAGGGAATGGATGAGCAGATGGGCCTCACCTCTGAACAGGCTACCGTCTCTTCTATGCTAAAGGCAAATGGTTATCAAACGGTACTGATCGGGAAATGGCATCTGGGCAAGCAGCCTCAACATCATCCAAATAAACACGGGTTTGTAGAGTTCTACGGCGTTTTGGAGGGAGCCGCTGACTATGTATCTCATCAACCCGGTTTGTATCACAACCAAGATTCTATCCTGCGTAAAGGTTATCTGACAGACCTGTTTACTGAGCAAGCGGTAGCTTTTATAGCTCAGAAACACCCAAAGCCTTTTTTTATGAGTCTACAATATACAGCTCCCCATTGGCCATGGCAAGGACCCAGTGATGTACCCTATGCAGACTCACTGGATTGGAGAAGCGGAGGATCTGCTCAAATCTATGCCCAGATGATACAGCGATTAGACACGGGCATTGGCCAGATTATGGCTAGTTTACACCAAAATGGATTAGAGGAAAATACCCTGGTAATTTTTACAAGTGACAATGGAGGAGAACAATTTTCGCAAATGGGACCATTTCGGGGAAAAAAGATGGAACTTTGGGAAGGAGGCATTAGAGTACCGGCAATTGTTCGCTGGCCAAACGCTTTAAAAGGAGGGGAAGAATCTAAGCAGGTGGTAATTTCTATGGATTGGACGGCGACTATTCTGGCAGCAGCCGGGGTGACAGCCCATCCTAATTACCCCTTAGATGGTATGAATTTATTGCCTGTCTGTCAGGGAAAGGTATCATTGCAATCACGGCAATTAGCCTGGCGGACTTTCCAGCGGACTAAGCAAAAAGCTTTTCGCAGTGGCGATTGGAAATACCTGCACGATGGGAAAGCTGAGTATCTGTTTAACCTGGCCCTGGACCCTAGTGAGGAATATGATGTAAAAAATCAGCAACCTCAAAAATTAGCTCAGTTAAAAGCACTCTATCAGCAATGGGATTCCCAAATGCTCCCACCATTGGCTTTACCTTAG
- a CDS encoding tail fiber domain-containing protein, which produces MKPYRHFLTLAALLLTQVAWAQNNYFAGSGAGSSNTGSNNTLVGSYAGWYNKAGSYNSFYGSSAGQRNTTGNYNTFNGALAGYYNSNGAFNVFLGYTAGQNNTVGTYNSFVGSYSGINNTTASGNSFFGYASGYANTTGTGNSFFGYGSGYANGTGANNSFFGYASGNANTTGGANSFIGFYAGAANTTGQHNSFIGHQAGRLNTTGSFNSFVGSYAGYYNTTGSYNSFMGYYAGTGNTSGNYNTFSGYQAGLKNSTGYDNSFVGNQSGINNTTGISNAFFGSKSGYSNTTGRWNSFLGTFAGLYNTTGSYNSFVGYAAGQSNTTGYNNSFVGYLSGLSNNIGGNNTFSGYQAGRANTSGGNNSFFGSEAGGRNTTGNFNSFFGYAAGYFLTTGNGNSLFGYRSGYASTSATNNSFFGYATGEDNTSGSGNSFVGYNAGANNTTGTGNNFFGDQAGNANTTGNFNNIIGGFAGYKNTTGAYNSIVGYSAGYGNSTGNNNSFFGYAAGGANTTGIGNTAVGYFANMSTGTLTNAGAIGYKAYVSRSNSLILGSISGVNGATAHANIGIGTSAPAYRLHVNGMAAKPGSNVWIVASDKRLKQNITPFKDGLEVLEQIKPVKYRYNGKAGMSQETEYVGIIAQEIQPIAPYMIGKFIYQDSTGKQEEYLDYDANALTYILVNSVKELKVVNEELKQENLTLQEEVSAIKEELAAIKELLLKRSPESNNSEARLWQNAPNPYNQTTVIKYTMPASAMSASIKVYSATGQELHSVDITGKTAGEVVLTASMFPAGTYVYKLFVDGKSVDSKKLVLAR; this is translated from the coding sequence ATGAAACCATATAGACACTTTTTAACGCTGGCAGCCCTGTTACTAACACAGGTTGCATGGGCACAGAATAATTATTTTGCTGGTAGTGGGGCTGGCAGCAGTAATACAGGTAGTAATAACACCTTGGTAGGCTCTTACGCAGGCTGGTACAATAAAGCCGGTAGTTACAATAGCTTTTACGGCTCCTCTGCCGGGCAACGGAACACAACCGGTAATTACAATACATTTAACGGGGCACTGGCTGGTTACTATAATAGTAACGGCGCATTCAATGTGTTTCTGGGATATACAGCCGGACAAAACAATACGGTTGGCACCTATAACAGTTTTGTAGGCAGTTATTCAGGCATTAATAATACCACTGCCAGCGGCAACAGCTTTTTTGGGTATGCCAGTGGATATGCCAATACAACCGGTACCGGCAATAGTTTTTTTGGATATGGTTCAGGATATGCCAATGGTACAGGCGCTAATAATAGTTTTTTCGGGTATGCCAGCGGAAATGCCAACACGACCGGAGGCGCTAATAGTTTTATTGGCTTTTATGCAGGTGCTGCCAATACCACCGGCCAGCACAATAGTTTTATAGGGCATCAGGCCGGACGATTGAATACAACTGGCAGCTTCAACAGTTTTGTGGGGAGCTATGCAGGCTATTATAATACAACTGGCAGTTACAATAGTTTTATGGGTTATTACGCCGGAACAGGAAATACCTCAGGCAATTATAATACTTTTTCAGGCTATCAGGCAGGTTTAAAAAATAGCACTGGGTATGACAATAGTTTTGTGGGAAACCAGTCTGGCATTAACAATACCACAGGCATTTCCAATGCTTTCTTTGGCAGTAAGTCTGGCTACAGTAATACTACCGGCCGGTGGAATAGTTTTCTGGGAACGTTTGCCGGCCTGTATAATACCACTGGCAGCTATAATAGTTTTGTGGGTTATGCTGCCGGGCAGTCAAATACAACCGGATATAATAACAGTTTTGTAGGTTATCTGTCTGGCTTAAGCAATAATATTGGTGGAAATAATACCTTTTCAGGCTATCAGGCAGGAAGAGCAAATACATCCGGTGGAAATAACAGTTTCTTTGGCAGTGAAGCCGGGGGTAGAAACACGACCGGAAATTTCAATAGTTTCTTTGGGTATGCAGCCGGATATTTCTTAACCACCGGAAATGGCAATTCTCTGTTTGGCTATCGCTCGGGCTATGCAAGCACGTCAGCTACCAACAACAGTTTCTTTGGGTATGCCACCGGTGAAGATAATACAAGCGGTAGTGGAAACTCGTTTGTAGGCTATAATGCAGGCGCCAACAACACCACCGGAACTGGCAATAACTTCTTTGGTGACCAGGCGGGAAATGCTAATACAACCGGAAATTTTAACAATATTATTGGCGGCTTTGCAGGGTATAAAAATACTACGGGAGCCTATAATAGCATCGTTGGCTATAGTGCAGGTTATGGGAATTCTACAGGAAATAATAATAGTTTTTTCGGGTATGCGGCTGGCGGAGCTAATACAACAGGGATAGGAAATACAGCCGTAGGATATTTTGCCAATATGTCAACTGGCACCTTAACCAACGCAGGCGCTATTGGCTACAAAGCATATGTAAGCCGTTCTAATTCATTAATTCTTGGTTCTATCAGCGGTGTAAATGGAGCTACGGCTCATGCCAATATAGGCATTGGCACATCCGCCCCTGCGTACCGCTTGCATGTGAATGGAATGGCAGCTAAACCAGGCAGTAATGTATGGATAGTAGCCTCCGATAAACGGTTAAAGCAGAATATTACCCCTTTCAAAGATGGATTAGAAGTTCTTGAGCAGATAAAGCCTGTCAAATATCGCTATAACGGCAAAGCAGGCATGTCCCAAGAGACGGAGTATGTAGGCATAATTGCACAAGAAATTCAGCCAATTGCGCCTTATATGATTGGTAAATTCATCTATCAGGATAGCACAGGCAAGCAAGAAGAATATTTAGATTATGATGCCAATGCCCTTACCTATATTCTGGTCAATTCTGTGAAGGAGCTCAAAGTGGTAAATGAGGAATTGAAACAGGAAAACCTCACCTTACAAGAGGAAGTTTCTGCTATCAAAGAAGAATTAGCTGCTATTAAAGAATTATTATTAAAACGATCTCCAGAGTCAAATAATAGTGAAGCCAGGTTGTGGCAAAATGCACCCAATCCCTATAATCAGACTACCGTGATTAAATATACCATGCCAGCTTCAGCGATGAGCGCTTCTATTAAAGTATATTCTGCAACCGGACAAGAGCTGCACAGTGTAGATATAACCGGGAAAACAGCAGGAGAAGTAGTATTGACGGCAAGTATGTTTCCGGCAGGAACCTATGTTTACAAGCTCTTTGTGGATGGAAAAAGTGTAGACTCAAAAAAATTAGTACTAGCCAGATAG
- a CDS encoding response regulator encodes MDMPPINVSIYEDNNKLRELLELLVDNTQGLHIVGTYPDCRNIAREIRHTRPDVIIMDIDMQDYNGIEGVRLVKEFDAGIRVLMHTVFDDDDKLFACLSNGADGYLLKKDSSLYLIQAVRDVYAGGGPMSPGIARRVLKTFHQPLRVQENEYHITSREKQILELLARGFTYRMIAIEFSISIETVRRHLKNIYQKLHVQCGPEAVAKAIRAQIIKY; translated from the coding sequence ATGGACATGCCCCCCATTAATGTGTCTATTTATGAAGATAATAACAAACTGCGTGAGTTACTGGAACTACTGGTTGATAATACGCAGGGCTTGCATATAGTGGGAACGTATCCTGATTGCCGTAATATTGCCAGGGAAATTCGTCATACCCGTCCTGATGTAATCATTATGGATATTGATATGCAGGATTATAATGGCATAGAAGGTGTGCGTCTGGTAAAGGAATTTGATGCCGGGATACGGGTACTGATGCATACCGTTTTTGATGACGATGACAAACTTTTTGCCTGTTTAAGTAATGGGGCTGATGGATATCTACTAAAAAAAGATTCATCCCTCTATTTAATTCAGGCGGTTCGGGATGTATATGCAGGAGGAGGTCCCATGTCGCCAGGTATTGCCCGCCGGGTGTTAAAAACATTTCATCAGCCCCTGCGCGTACAAGAGAATGAATACCATATTACCTCCCGCGAAAAGCAAATACTAGAATTACTGGCCCGTGGATTTACTTACCGTATGATTGCGATTGAATTTTCGATCTCGATTGAAACCGTGCGGCGCCACCTGAAAAATATTTACCAGAAACTCCATGTTCAATGTGGCCCGGAAGCGGTAGCAAAAGCCATACGGGCACAAATTATCAAATATTAA
- a CDS encoding sensor histidine kinase, producing the protein MISRNICVGLVFFLLHLFSVSCKAQLPSVSFEVITTKDGLPSNTVFSAARDQKGFIWFGTRLCPTRYDGASFRNFLDFETNLVTGLAADKDNNIWLASDRSGICKIGADSLNMTAIPSSDRQASNKQTGYFFIDSYGKGWYSNWYGVSCMDLKTGKFKHYPFRQTTYVWVKGSFIEDRQHNLWVIGRDNGLFRYDRQADTLVCVLGADAQDPKRRLPIVFTQACMDQQGILWIGTHNYGLIQYDPQTGNYVNYSNESPSSFINSVEAGYDENGKPVVWWGDHEGLGVFRPEQKKFYRFSHLLPDAYEVHDIFRDKTEGIVWVCTSDGILKYNPKSNLIQTIAIPDGIVHFPVVVNTFLPDKTDPSGETFWLGLSHTGMLQWNRRTNHFMLFKFPPEKSSPETRWMIQREDGKIWIGVNQWRYKRPGIIVFNPENKQFLNPPLSRLANQYYSVPFFMYGFFDRQKRLWIGNSDEGIHVLDSASCKEVSPWDSQTQLDLIKGNNLINDMRIDKQGRVWLGTYKGVYYVDEEERKFVYADTPHPALRNQDPAVNTLLEDHNGNIWAARWGSITQTDKNGVIRTVLTSKEGLSDRENRGLAEDKWGNIWIGNYEGLHYYNPVSKKLLRFTVNDGLLSNNTLQRLFVHAGNELFIGQKNGINLLKIDKLSGQPVPPPVAVSSFKIHEKEQYFDFSRPVRLKRSDNAFSVDFSALNYSKLQNNQYAYYLEGFDKNWNYIGSNHLAYYTNLDPDTYTLYLKAGDAFGNWNQNPLRIQIVVLPAFYETWWFRLLIVAAIAAILYALYRYRINQLLRLQQIRNRISADLHDEIGASLSGISIMGMMAKKNLQEKHPSALFLERMVEETNQISSSLDDIVWSINPKNDDLSHLTARMTRYASELLEAKGIAYKMNAPDYYGQVKLSMEQRRDFYLIFKEALNNLAKYAQCSQAWVEISLQRHCLQLVIRDNGIGFEPHLYTERNGLRNMRKRAENLKGTLLIQSAPGEGTMLQLSFPISA; encoded by the coding sequence TGTGTGGGGTTAGTGTTTTTTCTACTTCACCTGTTCTCTGTTAGCTGTAAGGCGCAGCTGCCATCTGTTTCTTTCGAAGTAATTACTACCAAAGATGGTTTGCCTAGCAATACCGTGTTTTCTGCTGCTAGAGATCAAAAAGGATTTATATGGTTTGGAACCAGGCTTTGTCCCACCAGATATGATGGAGCCAGTTTCAGAAACTTCCTGGATTTTGAAACTAACCTGGTAACAGGATTAGCTGCCGATAAGGATAATAATATATGGCTGGCCAGTGACCGGAGCGGTATTTGCAAGATCGGGGCTGATTCACTCAACATGACTGCCATTCCGAGTTCCGACAGGCAAGCCTCTAATAAGCAAACCGGGTACTTCTTCATCGATTCTTATGGAAAAGGCTGGTACAGCAATTGGTATGGCGTCAGCTGCATGGATCTAAAAACAGGAAAATTTAAACATTATCCTTTCCGGCAGACTACCTATGTATGGGTAAAAGGTTCTTTTATCGAAGATCGCCAGCATAATCTCTGGGTCATTGGACGTGATAATGGCTTATTCCGCTACGACCGCCAGGCGGATACACTGGTCTGTGTATTAGGTGCTGATGCACAGGACCCAAAACGGAGGCTACCCATTGTATTCACACAAGCTTGCATGGATCAGCAGGGCATACTCTGGATAGGTACACATAATTACGGATTAATCCAATACGATCCACAAACGGGGAATTATGTGAATTATTCTAATGAGAGCCCATCCAGTTTCATTAACAGTGTGGAGGCAGGCTATGACGAAAATGGAAAACCTGTTGTGTGGTGGGGCGATCATGAGGGATTAGGTGTGTTCCGGCCTGAGCAGAAAAAGTTTTACCGCTTTTCTCACCTGCTTCCTGATGCCTATGAAGTACACGATATATTCAGAGACAAAACGGAAGGGATTGTATGGGTGTGTACCTCGGATGGAATATTAAAGTATAACCCCAAAAGTAATTTAATCCAAACCATAGCTATTCCGGATGGCATTGTACATTTTCCGGTTGTGGTTAATACATTTTTGCCGGATAAAACGGATCCGTCAGGCGAAACATTCTGGCTGGGATTATCCCATACAGGTATGTTGCAATGGAACCGCCGGACAAATCATTTTATGCTATTTAAGTTTCCACCAGAAAAATCATCTCCGGAAACACGCTGGATGATACAAAGAGAGGATGGAAAGATATGGATAGGTGTTAACCAGTGGAGATATAAACGGCCGGGTATTATAGTATTTAATCCTGAAAATAAGCAGTTTCTGAATCCACCGCTTAGCCGGCTCGCCAACCAGTATTATTCGGTACCTTTTTTTATGTATGGATTTTTTGATCGGCAAAAACGGCTCTGGATCGGTAATTCAGACGAAGGCATTCATGTACTGGATTCAGCTTCCTGTAAAGAAGTTTCTCCCTGGGATAGCCAGACTCAACTGGACCTGATCAAAGGAAATAACCTGATCAATGATATGCGGATAGATAAACAGGGCCGGGTCTGGCTGGGTACCTATAAGGGGGTATATTATGTAGATGAAGAAGAAAGAAAATTTGTATACGCTGATACGCCGCATCCAGCTTTGCGTAATCAGGACCCGGCTGTGAATACACTGCTGGAAGACCACAATGGCAATATCTGGGCGGCCCGCTGGGGCAGTATTACACAAACAGACAAAAATGGTGTTATCCGGACGGTGCTCACATCTAAAGAAGGCCTCTCTGACCGGGAAAACCGCGGACTGGCAGAGGATAAATGGGGCAATATCTGGATTGGAAATTATGAAGGCTTACACTATTACAACCCAGTCAGCAAAAAACTCTTGCGCTTTACCGTAAACGATGGTTTGCTTAGTAATAATACCCTCCAACGGTTATTTGTTCATGCCGGAAATGAACTGTTTATCGGGCAAAAAAATGGAATTAATTTGTTAAAGATAGATAAATTATCAGGGCAGCCTGTGCCTCCTCCTGTTGCGGTAAGCTCCTTTAAGATTCATGAAAAAGAACAATACTTTGATTTCTCCCGGCCTGTCCGTTTGAAGCGCTCTGACAATGCATTTAGTGTTGATTTTAGTGCCTTAAACTATAGTAAATTACAGAACAATCAATATGCGTATTACCTGGAGGGATTCGACAAAAACTGGAATTATATCGGTTCTAATCACCTGGCTTATTATACCAATCTCGACCCAGATACTTATACTTTGTATTTAAAGGCAGGAGATGCATTTGGTAACTGGAACCAGAATCCATTGCGGATTCAAATTGTTGTGTTACCAGCATTTTACGAAACATGGTGGTTCCGGCTGCTCATTGTAGCTGCCATAGCCGCTATCTTGTATGCACTTTACCGGTACCGCATCAATCAACTCTTACGATTGCAACAGATACGAAACCGCATTTCAGCTGATCTGCATGATGAAATTGGCGCTTCTCTGAGTGGTATCAGTATTATGGGGATGATGGCAAAGAAGAATCTCCAGGAAAAACACCCCTCAGCCCTTTTTCTGGAACGGATGGTAGAAGAAACCAATCAGATCAGCAGTTCACTCGACGATATTGTCTGGAGCATTAATCCAAAAAATGATGACTTATCCCACCTGACTGCCAGAATGACCCGGTATGCCTCCGAATTGCTGGAAGCCAAAGGAATTGCCTATAAAATGAATGCCCCTGATTATTATGGACAGGTAAAACTTTCTATGGAACAGCGCAGGGATTTTTACCTGATCTTTAAGGAAGCCCTCAATAATTTGGCTAAGTACGCCCAATGTTCGCAGGCATGGGTGGAGATCAGCCTCCAACGGCATTGCCTTCAGCTGGTGATTCGCGATAATGGGATTGGTTTTGAACCGCATTTGTATACGGAGCGGAACGGGCTTCGGAATATGCGAAAACGGGCCGAAAATTTAAAAGGCACACTGCTTATTCAATCTGCGCCGGGGGAGGGAACCATGCTGCAACTTTCGTTTCCAATATCTGCCTAA